GCGCGCAGGGAAGCCCAGAGGGTGCCGTTTCGCCCTTATAAGGTATGGCAGGAGCGACGGGCTGTCCTTTCTGAAAGTGCCGGCGCCGGCCATGACCATATCGCTCTCATATCTCAATCTATGCGCGAAAAGCCTCGCTTTAGGATTTGTTATCCACTTTGAATTGCCCGTATAAGAGGCTATACGGCCATCCAGAGAAAGCCCTTCCTTGAGAACTATCCAGGGCCTTTTCCGGCTATGGACAGAAACAAAGGCCCTGTTAAGAAAGGCGCAGTCATCCTTTGCAATGCCGGATTTGACCTTTATACCGTGCCGCCTAAGATAAGCAAAGCCCTTACCGGCGACAAGAGGATTGGGATCGCGCATACCGGCGAACACTTCCTTAATGCCGTATCCGGCTATGCTCTCAACGCATGGCGGTGTCTTGCCGCTGTGCGAACAAGGTTCAAGATTGACGGCCATTGAAGCGCCCCCGGCTTTTTTGCCTGCTTTTTTGAGAGCATCTATCTCGGCATGATCACCGCCGAAATAATGATGATAGCCCTCCGATATTATTTTTGAGCCCTTGAAAATAACGGCTCCCACCATGGGATTGGGAGAGACCCTTCCCGCGGCACGCGCGGCCAGAGCCAGCGCGCGTTTCATAATTTTGTCTTTATCCATAAAAAAAGCCCCGATAACTTTCGGGGCCTTGCAACCTTCTATCATCCGGACTTTACCGTCGGCGCCGGAATTCCACCGGTTCGGCCGTGAACAAGGAAAAAGAGGAAAAAGGGACGTCCTTAATTTTCCCCACGCTCACGGGTCGCGGGCTTTCACCGCCGGTCGAGAATCCCTGCCTGCCGGCAGTTCACTCCACCCCGAAGGTCAGGTTAATACTACAACTTTATCCGGGAAGAAGCAAGAACAACACAATACCGCCGGAAAATCGCTTTAGATCGATATAGGAAAATTCAGGCCGACTTTGAGACAGCGCGCGTTGCGCCGTTGAATCTGAAAAAATAGATCATGCCCACAAGGCACACGAGAGGAAGCGCCTGATAAAGGCGCAGAACGCCGTATCTTTCGGCAGCCGCGCCGCTCAGCAGCGGACCGACGAACCAAGCCATGTCAAAGAAAAGGCTGTAAACTGATATGAGCTCGCTCTTTCCCTCGCCGCCCGCCAGAAGCGACGGCATATAATTTGATTCAAAAAAAGCCCAGCCTATGCCGAACAGCGCCGCCGCGGCGAAAAAGACCGCGATGGTGGAGGAAAAAGCGAAAAGCGCTATGGCCGCCGATATGATCAATGTGCCC
The sequence above is a segment of the Candidatus Omnitrophota bacterium genome. Coding sequences within it:
- the ribD gene encoding bifunctional diaminohydroxyphosphoribosylaminopyrimidine deaminase/5-amino-6-(5-phosphoribosylamino)uracil reductase RibD, whose protein sequence is MDKDKIMKRALALAARAAGRVSPNPMVGAVIFKGSKIISEGYHHYFGGDHAEIDALKKAGKKAGGASMAVNLEPCSHSGKTPPCVESIAGYGIKEVFAGMRDPNPLVAGKGFAYLRRHGIKVKSGIAKDDCAFLNRAFVSVHSRKRPWIVLKEGLSLDGRIASYTGNSKWITNPKARLFAHRLRYESDMVMAGAGTFRKDSPSLLPYLIRAKRHPLGFPARCVVTKSGLFKTCGKLVDSESPFFIAHMAVKSPAKAESSKSGYERIYSKNLNNLVELFAEKGYNQILIEGGGGLAGSLFDAGLIDEIYFIYAPIVIGGKNAVAAVAGKGQGLVKNAIEFSENRIFALDDNFVFHGIRPGGIFRKRKRVRPAFFQNIKDVPFFGEKCLRA